The DNA region AGTTTTGGGTTTTTAGAAATCGAATCGTTGTCTCGATGTCCTGTTCGGTAATTTGATAGTCTGAGTTTTGCGTCATATGGTCGAAGTATAGCATTTTATATGTATCTCCCAAAATTCAAAAAATTAAACATATCTACGGCGAAGCCGCCGCCCTCCAGGCGGCGCATAATCTCCCTGCTTTTTGTTTGTGACAAAATATTCAAGCTGCCTTCCCAAAGCACTTTCCTATCAATTATTGCCAGTTTTCGGTGATGGTTGCCGACACAAAGGAAAACCTGAATCCCTAGGGCTTCTAGAGCCTCAATTTCGCTCTCTGACTGGACTTCATAGCCATCACTATGATCGTTGGGATCACGAGTGATGATATAGAGATTAATCCCCTTAGAATAGGCTCGTCCTAGACTTGGCCAAAGCATCTTCATCCGACTAGAGGTAATAAACGGGCTTTCAATTATGATTTCCTCTGTAGCTTGATCTAAATCTCGCAAAAAGGCTTTGTAGAATGTCTTTTCATCATGGAGTGCCGAGGCATAGTTATTCATGGCTCACCTCCATGTTATCAATAAATACGATCTGACCATCTACCTCTTTGATACCGAGTTCATCCAGTTTATAATACGTCCTTATAACACTGTCGAATAAGGGTTCCACCTGTGAGACACTGAGCTCACCATGTCGGATTCTGAAAGATCCGATTGTAGATTTAGTGCGAAGATAGGAGCTAATTTTGGTGTTCCATTAACTAGTTCATCGTAAGTAGGGAATTCCTTAAATACTGAACCGAAAAGTGTGCG from Elusimicrobiota bacterium includes:
- a CDS encoding Cardiolipin synthase, with product MNNYASALHDEKTFYKAFLRDLDQATEEIIIESPFITSSRMKMLWPSLGRAYSKGINLYIITRDPNDHSDGYEVQSESEIEALEALGIQVFLCVGNHHRKLAIIDRKVLWEGSLNILSQTKSREIMRRLEGGGFAVDMFNFLNFGRYI